A window of the Euzebya pacifica genome harbors these coding sequences:
- a CDS encoding flavodoxin family protein, giving the protein MTDTLTCLAINCSLKAEAESSTQVLLEQLTEELAHHAVTSTFVRAAAHDIQPGTSSDAIGPGDEWPDIAQKVLDADILVVGTPVWLGNPSSTCRRVLERLDGWISETDDDGRQLMAGKVGGLVTVGNEDGAHAVAAQVYQGLADIGFTIPSAAQTYWVGEAMGSTDYKDLDEVPDRVASTTRTVATNLAHVARLLRENPYPAPGT; this is encoded by the coding sequence ATGACCGACACACTCACCTGCCTCGCGATCAACTGTTCCCTCAAGGCCGAAGCGGAGTCCAGCACCCAGGTGCTCCTCGAGCAGCTCACCGAGGAGCTGGCCCACCACGCCGTCACCAGCACCTTCGTCCGTGCTGCTGCCCACGACATCCAGCCGGGCACGTCCTCCGATGCCATCGGCCCCGGCGACGAATGGCCCGACATCGCCCAGAAGGTGCTCGACGCCGACATCCTGGTGGTCGGCACGCCCGTGTGGCTGGGCAACCCGTCGTCGACCTGTCGCCGGGTCCTCGAACGGCTCGACGGCTGGATCAGCGAAACCGACGACGACGGCCGTCAGCTGATGGCCGGCAAGGTCGGCGGGCTCGTCACCGTCGGCAACGAGGACGGGGCCCACGCCGTCGCAGCCCAGGTCTACCAGGGCCTGGCCGACATCGGCTTCACCATCCCCTCCGCGGCCCAGACCTACTGGGTCGGCGAGGCCATGGGATCCACGGACTACAAGGACCTCGACGAGGTGCCCGACCGTGTCGCGAGCACCACCAGGACGGTCGCCACCAACCTGGCCCACGTCGCCCGCCTGCTGCGCGAGAACCCCTACCCCGCCCCCGGCACATAG
- a CDS encoding transketolase-like TK C-terminal-containing protein: MSQPRTHEPRPDLTTLAEIEQRVLWLATRIIDHANSREKADIKVGGHQASCASMVSIMTALWFGHIDGSDKVAVKPHASPVYHAIKYLTGELDRSYLTTLRQRGGLQAYPSRTKDPDVADFSTGSVGLGAVAPLFSALTRRYTDSHFGEQDRSRFIALVGDAELDEGNVWEAIADPATQGLGNFTMVVDLNRQSLDRVIPDIAATRLKRFFADAGWHVAEAKYGARLTEAFARPGGDALRDRIDGMTNEAYQQLFGLDPADVRKAFLAGADDAVHRIADELDDAALTSLVTDLGGHDHGLLLDSFAECDAEADRPSVVFAYTIKGHGLPMAGDPMNHAALLPPEQIEEFRARLGLDESTEWDRFAPDSDAGRLCRAVGGEINNAPPASRPALPIPAASRRVVQKGSQSTQEAFGRVLASLADIDEVGARIVTTAPDVSISTNLGGWINKRGVYAHTERDDHGGADRLLKWAPGPTGQHIELGISEMNLFMLLGQLGLSHDHHGQHLLPVGTVYDPFVLRGLDALIYGIYNDARFVVAGTPAGVTLAPEGGAHQSTITASVGAELPNLDYSEPAYATEVDWLLCDALQRLGDDDGRSAYLRLSTRPIDQAPFAAALDTMGEERLRAHVLAGGYRLVDAGPDDRPGVTIVTTGVMAPEALEAAAELDAEGVQASVVHLTSPDRVYRSWRAGFAQAVATARVVRAPSHLHRLIPPAERRRPIVSVHDAASHSLAWLGSAVGTRQYTLGVDRFGESGTIADLHEIAGINTGSIVNAALIAVTEDVAPEA, translated from the coding sequence ATGAGCCAGCCGCGCACCCACGAGCCGCGCCCCGACCTGACCACGCTGGCCGAGATCGAGCAGCGGGTCCTGTGGCTGGCCACCCGGATCATCGACCACGCCAACAGCCGCGAGAAGGCCGACATCAAGGTCGGCGGCCACCAGGCCTCGTGCGCCTCGATGGTGTCGATCATGACCGCCCTGTGGTTCGGCCACATCGACGGCAGCGACAAGGTCGCCGTCAAACCCCACGCCTCGCCGGTCTACCACGCGATCAAGTACCTGACGGGCGAGCTGGACCGGTCCTACCTGACCACCCTGCGCCAGCGCGGTGGCCTGCAGGCCTACCCGTCGCGCACCAAGGACCCCGACGTCGCGGACTTCTCCACCGGCTCGGTCGGCCTCGGCGCCGTCGCCCCGTTGTTCTCCGCGCTGACCCGTCGCTACACCGACTCCCACTTCGGCGAGCAGGACCGCTCCCGCTTCATCGCGCTGGTCGGCGACGCGGAGCTGGACGAGGGCAACGTCTGGGAGGCCATCGCCGACCCCGCCACCCAGGGGCTCGGCAACTTCACGATGGTCGTCGACCTGAACCGGCAGAGCCTGGACCGGGTCATCCCCGACATCGCTGCCACCCGGCTGAAGCGGTTCTTCGCCGACGCCGGCTGGCACGTCGCCGAGGCCAAGTACGGCGCCCGGCTGACCGAGGCGTTCGCCCGGCCCGGCGGCGACGCCCTGCGCGACCGCATCGACGGGATGACCAACGAGGCCTACCAGCAGCTGTTCGGCCTCGACCCCGCCGACGTCCGCAAGGCGTTCCTCGCCGGTGCCGACGACGCCGTCCACCGGATCGCCGACGAGCTCGACGACGCCGCGCTGACCAGCCTGGTGACCGACCTCGGCGGCCACGACCACGGCCTGCTGCTGGACAGCTTCGCCGAATGCGATGCCGAGGCCGACCGGCCGTCGGTCGTCTTCGCCTACACCATCAAGGGCCACGGCCTGCCGATGGCCGGCGACCCCATGAACCACGCGGCGCTGCTGCCGCCCGAGCAGATCGAGGAGTTCCGCGCCCGACTGGGCCTGGACGAGTCCACCGAGTGGGACCGTTTCGCCCCCGACTCCGATGCCGGCCGGCTGTGCCGCGCCGTCGGCGGGGAGATCAACAACGCGCCGCCCGCCTCGCGGCCGGCACTCCCCATCCCTGCCGCGTCCCGCCGGGTGGTCCAGAAGGGCTCGCAGTCCACCCAGGAAGCCTTCGGTCGGGTGCTGGCCAGCCTGGCCGACATCGACGAGGTCGGCGCCCGCATCGTCACCACCGCCCCGGACGTGTCCATCTCGACCAACCTGGGCGGCTGGATCAACAAGCGGGGTGTGTACGCCCACACCGAGCGCGACGACCACGGTGGCGCGGACCGGCTGCTCAAGTGGGCACCTGGCCCGACCGGCCAGCACATCGAGCTGGGCATCAGCGAGATGAACCTGTTCATGCTGCTCGGCCAGCTGGGCCTCAGCCACGACCACCACGGCCAGCACCTGCTCCCGGTCGGCACCGTCTACGACCCGTTCGTGCTGCGTGGCCTCGACGCGCTGATCTACGGCATCTACAACGACGCGCGCTTCGTCGTCGCCGGCACCCCCGCCGGCGTCACGCTGGCACCCGAGGGCGGCGCCCACCAGTCCACGATCACCGCGTCGGTGGGTGCCGAGCTGCCCAACCTCGACTACTCCGAGCCGGCCTACGCCACCGAGGTCGACTGGCTGCTGTGCGACGCGCTCCAGCGGCTCGGCGACGACGACGGTCGCAGCGCCTACCTGCGGCTGTCGACGCGCCCCATCGACCAGGCCCCGTTCGCCGCAGCGCTGGACACGATGGGTGAGGAGCGGCTGCGCGCCCACGTGCTGGCCGGTGGCTACCGGCTGGTCGACGCCGGTCCCGACGACCGGCCCGGCGTGACCATCGTCACCACCGGGGTGATGGCGCCCGAGGCGCTGGAGGCCGCCGCCGAGCTCGACGCCGAGGGCGTGCAGGCAAGCGTGGTCCACCTGACCAGCCCCGACCGGGTCTACCGCAGCTGGCGGGCCGGGTTCGCGCAGGCCGTCGCCACCGCCCGGGTCGTCCGCGCGCCCAGCCACCTGCACCGGCTGATCCCGCCGGCGGAGCGGCGCCGTCCGATCGTCAGCGTGCACGACGCGGCCAGCCACAGCCTCGCCTGGCTGGGGTCGGCGGTCGGCACCAGGCAGTACACCCTCGGGGTCGACCGGTTCGGCGAGTCCGGCACGATCGCGGACCTGCACGAGATCGCCGGCATCAACACCGGCAGCATCGTCAACGCCGCGCTCATCGCCGTGACCGAGGACGTCGCACCGGAGGCGTGA
- a CDS encoding GntR family transcriptional regulator has protein sequence MSTVDRVQGLLVADMLRGSLAPGSWIRQDELADRFGTSKIPVREALQRLAAMGLVRFEPNRGAVVPELTAADAEENYALRLAMEPRLLQQAMPNLSIVDLAEAELALSDEGSLTEANWRFHRALYRASGWQRGLAMVEILNAAVAPYVLLYTQGLDGARHSDAEHLALLEACRAGDAPSAIELLHHHLTAASTALISYLDQTTNPDRPTSKDDTR, from the coding sequence ATGTCAACCGTCGACCGTGTCCAGGGCCTGCTCGTGGCCGACATGCTCCGAGGTTCGCTCGCCCCCGGCTCGTGGATCCGCCAGGACGAGCTGGCCGACCGCTTCGGCACCAGCAAGATCCCGGTGCGTGAGGCGCTGCAGCGGCTTGCCGCCATGGGACTGGTCCGCTTCGAGCCCAACCGCGGGGCCGTCGTGCCCGAGCTGACCGCGGCCGACGCGGAGGAGAACTACGCGCTGCGCCTGGCGATGGAGCCACGGCTGCTGCAGCAGGCCATGCCGAACCTGTCGATCGTCGACCTCGCCGAGGCCGAGCTGGCCCTGAGCGACGAGGGATCGCTGACCGAGGCGAACTGGCGGTTCCACCGGGCCCTGTACCGGGCCTCGGGCTGGCAGCGGGGGCTGGCGATGGTGGAGATCCTCAACGCCGCGGTGGCCCCCTACGTCCTGCTGTACACACAGGGGCTCGACGGTGCGCGACACTCCGACGCCGAGCACCTCGCGCTGCTGGAGGCCTGCCGAGCCGGCGATGCCCCCTCCGCGATCGAGCTGCTGCACCACCACCTGACCGCGGCGTCGACCGCGCTGATCAGCTACCTCGACCAGACCACGAACCCCGACCGGCCCACGAGCAAGGACGACACCCGATGA